A window of Arcobacter acticola genomic DNA:
TGTTTTCATAGCTTTCAACATCCAAAGAATCGGCATTTCCTAGAACTTTTTCAACATTTCTTGAAATAGCATCTGCCATCACAAGAGAGGGTAATTCACCCCCTGTTAAAATAAATTCTCCTATAGAAAATACTTCATTTGCATATTTTTCTATAACTCTTTCGTCAATTCCTTCATATCTTCCACTAACAAAAACTATGTTTTCTTTCTTAGCTAATCGCTTTGCATCATTTTGTCTAAATGGTTTAGCAGCAGCTAATGGAAAAACAATATACGCATCTTTGTTTTTACTCTTTATTTCATCTAAACAATCAAATAATGGCTGACAAGAAAGAAGCATTCCTGCTCCTCCACCTACCATTTGGTCATCAACTTTTTTATGTTTGTTAGTTGTAAAATCCCTTGGATTATAAAACTCATAAGATATAAAATTTGATTCAATTGCTCTTTTTAATATAGAGTCATGAAAATATGGCTCAATCAAATTTGGGAAAAGTGTTACAAAAGTAAATTTCAAACTAAAATTCACATACCTTATATAATAAAGTATGCTCTCCTTTTTTCTTGGAATCATACCATATTTATTTTTATTTACAATTAAGCATTAATCATTTACACTTCGAACTTATTTATAAAAAAGGTTTTATTTGAAATTACTTAAGGGTTTTGGAAAAAAATATTTCACATTATCAGCAATACAAGCACATTCTGTTGCTCCAAAATTACATAGTGTAATTACATCATATAAAAATCATTTAAATAAAAAATTATCAATTTCTTCAAAAGATGAAAACGAAGAAGATGAATCTGTCCCTATTTTACAAGAAAATTTAATATCTTATCTTATTCAAAGAACTAAACCTTGTCATTGTGACTGTGTATTTAGAA
This region includes:
- the trmD gene encoding tRNA (guanosine(37)-N1)-methyltransferase TrmD; translation: MKFTFVTLFPNLIEPYFHDSILKRAIESNFISYEFYNPRDFTTNKHKKVDDQMVGGGAGMLLSCQPLFDCLDEIKSKNKDAYIVFPLAAAKPFRQNDAKRLAKKENIVFVSGRYEGIDERVIEKYANEVFSIGEFILTGGELPSLVMADAISRNVEKVLGNADSLDVESYENNLLEAPSFTKPEIFQKLSVVKEFLKGNHSKISDLKFQMSNCKTKYYRPNKEKR